A window of Diospyros lotus cultivar Yz01 chromosome 14, ASM1463336v1, whole genome shotgun sequence contains these coding sequences:
- the LOC127790096 gene encoding uncharacterized protein LOC127790096 isoform X4: MATPSPREHIEKIRRKTFKIGGDEPDVTNLYLHHAINYLAAELYTKDVHFLMELIQNAEDNEYLEGVKPSLEFVITSRDITATGAPATLLVFNNEKGFSAKNVESICGIGFSTKKGQRKRGYIGEKGIGFKSVFLITTQPYIFSNGYQIRFNEEPCPHCKIGYIVPEWVDDNPTLSTIKQIYGSDSDLPTTTIVLPLKPDKVSPVKQQLSKIHPEVLLFLSKIKRLSVKQDNEDTSLNTVSAISISSETDFTEKKDIDAESYVLHLSADKNDDNLEEECSYYMWRQKFPVRQEYKVERRMEVEEYVITLAFPNGQRLNSGTKSPGVYAFLPTEMVTTFPFIIQADFLLASSRETILLDNKWNQGILEYVPSAFINAFISLVKTIEGAPVSTLARMFEFLPINIPPYPALNAVRDSIKAKLVNEDIVPCESYMEKKLFWKPSEVGVVMPAFWNILNKARKDGVSLDNISSHGRYVLSSSFDTEKYDQVLNFLGVKPVEDEWYVKCIRSSNLIPGVSEEVYLELLVFVAKNWRSNFQNTNIKDTPLLKYESYNGDVSLFSINVSQSYAGKVLACEPHLVPWLIDWNREFGSSAGPFFIPKSTQEAILQQQWSEKQILLEWLSKEVKVQTVSVYDYAALLVDLLKCDRKRAVTFVHFLYHSLSRNNLSETDVGRLCCNMPLVDNYGQVTTQRNRVLVPANGSKWVRLIGSNPWRAEGFIELADDYRRPVIPAGVLTPEEQLIPFLRSHIGASDVPDVSPPNAVIPTMSAPLTKDNTFLLLGWIRSLMQRWVSMPKMFSQCIKEGSWMRVSLGSSPGYRPPSQSFLPNSLWGHLLQNENVLVDIPIIDLSFYGCEIMNYKVELGEIGVMFHYGEACQFFGKHLMSLAASSALTRGNVFSILKFINFMRERSLSARDFIQSIREGKWLRTSLGNRSPVGSVLFDQEWETASQISAIPFIDKDYYGEEILQFKTELQMLGVVVGWSENYQLVAYYLKPAMGINVLTAESGLFILNCMRHLGSPDKLIEVFKDNKFLKTSMGYTAPVESHLISPEWGCLLQIFNSFALIDENFYGSSIFSYKNELRELGVVVDFNQAKMVFAHVFRLQGQLSNIGKEHAFSLLACYRKFRGTSFEFSDDLMRCILEVKWLRTRLGDLRIPGECILFRPHWESISCISLLPFIDDADNWYGKGIYEYEKELESMGVKVAFKDGCGFVATGLKLPFDPSCITPANAYSLLECIRTLRTQNNGPLPDSFLTKVSQKWLKTSFDYRPPGKCLLYNFDWKSLQRMDGPFIDEEFYGSNITSYAKELNAIGVTIDVRNGGPLLANHLHFCSNFSTIVRIYSYLQDCNWNPETGYERKIWIPSGSDDGEWVAPQECVLRDKDGLFDKQLNVLEKHYGKELLLFFSSAFGVKPYPSLVDYCELWKEWELCGRPLTLERCCAFWKFVVSHCSSETLKRLAEHLMKLPAYSVSDEILLIERLDVFIADDLHLKDLFEQSSSQPLFAWYPQSSIASLPRFKLLEVYSKIGVRNLSESVQKEEMSITDGAGLQQVSPREILIGKGLLMLILSFLAGPALKMEAENRHEVVRCLLNLTVFETAEPVKICYSLLLSSGEKLKAEATPMIRWERENKELFAQKMNRSGGHRSIIEYATSFSEVISAGLLWENEDQMHQLAELIKLGFLLEFDEQAIGFLMKTKNLQLFAEDERFLSSAFPSD, from the coding sequence GAATTGGGTTCAAGAGTGTATTCCTCATCACAACACAGCCTTACATATTCAGCAATGGTTATCAGATACGGTTTAATGAAGAGCCTTGCCCACATTGCAAAATTGGATACATTGTCCCGGAATGGGTTGATGACAACCCAACACTTTCCaccataaaacaaatatatggCTCTGACTCTGACCTTCCAACCACAACAATTGTCTTGCCTCTGAAGCCTGACAAGGTTAGCCCTGTAAAGCAGCAACTCTCGAAAATCCATCCTGAAGTTCTGTTgttcctttcaaaaataaagaggCTTTCAGTCAAGCAAGACAACGAGGATACTAGTCTCAATACAGTGAGCGCAATATCCATTTCAAGTGAGACTGATTTTACTGAAAAGAAGGATATTGATGCTGAGTCATATGTGCTACATCTTTCGGCTGataaaaatgatgacaatttgGAGGAAGAATGCAGCTATTACATGTGGAGGCAGAAGTTTCCAGTCAGGCAGGAATATAAAGTAGAAAGACGGATGGAAGTGGAAGAGTATGTGATCACATTGGCTTTTCCAAATGGACAGCGTCTCAACAGTGGGACTAAATCTCCTGGGGTATATGCCTTTCTCCCAACTGAGATGGTTACAACTTTTCCTTTCATAATTCAAGCAGATTTTCTACTAGCATCTTCGAGGGAAACAATCCTTTTGGATAATAAATGGAACCAAGGTATTCTGGAATACGTGCCCAGTGCTTTCATCAATGCATTCATTTCCCTGGTGAAAACCATCGAAGGCGCCCCTGTATCTACTCTGGCTCGTATGTTTGAGTTCCTACCCATCAACATCCCTCCTTACCCTGCGCTGAATGCTGTGAGGGACAGTATTAAAGCCAAACTGGTTAATGAAGACATAGTTCCCTGTGAGTCATACATGGagaaaaagttattttggaaGCCTAGTGAAGTGGGTGTGGTAATGCCTGCTTTCTGGAATATACTGAACAAGGCAAGGAAGGATGGGGTGAGCTTGGATAATATCTCATCGCATGGGAGATATGTTCTAAGTTCTTCATTTGACACAGAGAAGTATGATCAAGTGTTGAACTTCTTGGGAGTGAAACCTGTGGAGGATGAATGGTATGTTAAGTGCATCCGCAGTTCTAATCTCATACCAGGAGTCTCAGAGGAAGTGTATTTAGAGCTACTAGTATTTGTAGCCAAGAACTGGAGGTCAAATTTTCAGAATACTAACATCAAGGACACCCCGCTTCTGAAGTATGAGAGTTATAACGGTGATGTCTCTTTGTTTAGTATAAATGTCTCACAGTCGTATGCAGGGAAGGTTCTTGCTTGCGAGCCTCATCTTGTACCATGGTTGATCGATTGGAACAGAGAATTTGGAAGTTCAGCAGGCCCATTTTTTATTCCTAAATCTACACAAGAAGCTATACTACAGCAACAATGGTCTGAGAAGCAGATATTGTTGGAGTGGCTTTCGAAGGAGGTGAAGGTTCAGACTGTAAGTGTGTACGACTATGCAGCCCTTCTTGTTGATTTGCTTAAGTGTGATAGGAAGCGCGCTGTTACTTTTGTTCATTTCTTGTATCACTCGCTTTCAAGGAACAACTTGTCTGAGACAGATGTTGGGCGATTGTGTTGCAACATGCCGCTTGTGGATAACTATGGGCAGGTAACCACACAAAGGAATCGAGTTCTTGTTCCTGCTAATGGAAGCAAATGGGTTCGTCTGATCGGATCTAACCCGTGGAGAGCTGAAGGCTTTATAGAGCTAGCAGATGACTATCGGCGACCTGTCATACCTGCAGGTGTTTTGACCCCTGAGGAACAGCTTATTCCTTTTCTCAGAAGTCATATTGGGGCTTCTGATGTCCCTGATGTGTCTCCACCCAATGCAGTAATTCCTACAATGTCTGCTCCTCTAACCAAAGATAATACGTTCTTGCTGTTGGGTTGGATTCGGAGCTTGATGCAGCGATGGGTTAGCATGCCAAAAATGTTCTCGCAATGCATAAAGGAGGGAAGCTGGATGAGGGTTTCTTTGGGCAGCAGTCCAGGCTACCGGCCTCCATCTCAGTCATTCCTACCAAACTCATTGTGGGGCCATCTTCTGCAGAATGAAAATGTGCTAGTTGATATCCCCATAATTGATCTGAGTTTCTATGGCTGTGAAATAATGAATTATAAAGTGGAGCTTGGAGAAATAGGAGTGATGTTTCATTATGGAGAGGCTTGCCAATTTTTCGGGAAGCATCTCATGTCTTTGGCAGCCTCCTCCGCTCTAACAAGAGGGAATGTTTTTTCGATATTGAAGTTCATAAATTTTATGAGGGAGAGATCGCTTTCTGCTCGAGACTTCATCCAAAGTATCCGGGAAGGGAAATGGCTAAGAACTTCACTTGGCAACAGATCCCCAGTCGGATCTGTTTTGTTTGATCAGGAGTGGGAAACTGCATCGCAGATCAGTGCCATCCCATTTATTGATAAAGATTACTATGGGGAGGAAATCCTTCAGTTTAAAACAGAACTTCAGATGCTGGGCGTGGTAGTTGGATGGAGTGAGAATTACCAGCTTGTTGCTTACTATCTGAAACCTGCAATGGGCATCAATGTTCTAACGGCTGAGTCTGGTCTTTTCATTTTGAACTGCATGCGCCATTTAGGATCACCTGATAAATTAATTGAAGTCTTtaaggataataaatttttgaagaCAAGCATGGGCTACACGGCTCCAGTTGAGTCTCATCTTATCAGTCCTGAATGGGGCTGTCTCCTTCAGATTTTCAACAGCTTTGCTCTAATCGATGAAAATTTTTATGGGAGCAGCATCTTCTCATATAAAAATGAGTTAAGGGAACTGGGGGTAGTAGTTGATTTTAACCAGGCCAAAATGGTCTTTGCTCATGTGTTCAGGCTGCAAGGACAGCTCTCCAATATTGGAAAGGAACATGCTTTTTCCTTGCTGGCCTGTTACAGAAAGTTCAGGGGTACATCTTTTGAATTCTCTGATGATTTGATGAGATGTATCCTTGAGGTTAAATGGTTGCGAACTCGCCTCGGTGATCTCAGAATCCCGGGAGAGTGCATTTTGTTTCGGCCTCATTGGGAATCTATATCTTGCATATCTCTGCTTCCTTTCATTGATGACGCTGACAATTGGTATGGCAAGGGCATCTATGAATATGAGAAGGAGTTGGAAAGTATGGGAGTTAAAGTTGCCTTCAAGGATGGATGCGGGTTTGTGGCTACCGGCCTTAAGTTACCATTTGATCCCAGCTGCATAACTCCTGCAAATGCTTACTCATTACTTGAATGTATTCGCACTTTACGGACACAGAACAATGGCCCTTTACCTGATTCTTTTCTGACGAAAGTGTCTCAAAAATGGTTGAAAACCTCTTTTGATTATAGGCCACCTGGTAAGTGTTTGCTTTATAATTTTGATTGGAAGTCATTGCAACGGATGGATGGACCTTTCATTGATGAAGAATTTTATGGCTCCAACATTACATCCTATGCCAAAGAGCTCAACGCAATTGGAGTAACTATTGATGTAAGAAATGGGGGACCATTGCTTGCCAATCACCTGCATTTCTGTTCTAACTTCAGTACCATTGTTCGAATATATAGTTACTTGCAAGACTGCAACTGGAACCCTGAAACTGGGTATGAAAGGAAAATTTGGATCCCTAGTGGAAGTGATGATGGTGAATGGGTAGCACCCCAAGAATGCGTCCTGCGGGACAAGGATGGGCTGTTTGATAAACAATTGAATGTGTTGGAGAAGCATTATGGAAAGGAgttacttctttttttctcaAGCGCTTTTGGAGTTAAACCCTATCCTTCACTTGTTGACTATTGTGAGCTCTGGAAGGAATGGGAGTTATGTGGACGGCCCTTAACACTTGAAAGGTGTTGTGCGTTTTGGAAATTTGTTGTAAGTCACTGCAGTTCGGAGACACTGAAAAGGCTTGCTGAACATTTGATGAAATTGCCTGCGTATTCAGTATCAGATGAAATTTTGTTGATTGAAAGGCTTGATGTTTTTATTGCTGATGACCTTCATCTGAAGGATCTTTTTGAGCAGTCGTCTTCCCAGCCTCTATTTGCTTGGTATCCCCAGTCGAGCATTGCATCTTTGCCTCGGTTTAAGCTGCTTGAAGTTTACAGCAAAATTGGAGTCCGAAACCTATCTGAATCTGTCCAGAAAGAAGAAATGTCCATAACTGATGGTGCTGGACTTCAGCAAGTTAGCCCCAGGGAAATTTTAATTGGAAAAGGACTGCTCATGCTGATCCTAAGTTTTCTAGCTGGACCTGCTCTCAAAATGGAAGCAGAAAACAGGCATGAAGTTGTGCGATGTCTACTTAATCTGACTGTCTTTGAGACAGCGGAGCCAGTCAAAATTTGTTACAGTTTATTGCTCTCGTCAGGGGAAAAGTTGAAAGCTGAGGCGACACCAATGATTCGTTGGGAGAGGGAGAATAAAGAGCTTTTTGCACAAAAGATGAACAGGTCGGGTGGGCATAGAAGTATCATTGAATATGCTACATCTTTTTCTGAAGTGATATCGGCAGGATTACTATGGGAGAATGAAGATCAAATGCACCAACTGGCAGAGCTGATCAAATTAGGCTTCCTCTTGGAATTTGACGAGCAAGCGATTGGGTTTCTCATGAAAACCAAGAATCTTCAGCTATTCGCAGAGGATGAAAGGTTCCTCTCTTCAGCCTTCCCGTCTGATTAG